The proteins below are encoded in one region of Pseudomonas ekonensis:
- a CDS encoding LysR family transcriptional regulator: MNNLRRLDINLLLTLDVLLSEHNVTRAAERLNLSQPSVSVHLAKLREIFGDPLLLPGPRGMRPTARADELREPLREALEALERAVAPASPFEPAQAHNTWKVAASDYGESTVLLPALGGLRAQAPGTRLAVLDLSPQRLVKQAEQGVIDLALHTSEDAPLDLHRRALFSERYVLAGRVGHPGLQGELTRERFCALEHVLVSPEGGGFFGVTDKALAEAGLSRNVVLSVPHFLVLKSVLASTDLVAMLPSRLVRDSSTLQAVEPPLAVPGYEMAMLWAERSHRDPAHKWLREHLAASV, translated from the coding sequence GTGAATAATTTGAGACGGCTGGATATCAACCTGCTGCTGACCCTCGACGTGCTGTTGTCGGAGCACAACGTCACCCGCGCCGCCGAGCGGCTGAACCTGTCGCAGCCTTCGGTGAGCGTGCACCTGGCCAAACTGCGCGAGATCTTCGGCGACCCGTTGCTGCTGCCGGGGCCACGGGGTATGCGCCCGACGGCACGGGCCGACGAGCTGCGCGAACCGTTGCGCGAGGCGCTGGAGGCGTTGGAGAGGGCGGTGGCGCCGGCCAGCCCGTTCGAACCGGCGCAGGCGCACAACACCTGGAAAGTCGCGGCGTCGGACTACGGCGAATCGACCGTGCTGCTGCCGGCGCTGGGCGGCCTGCGCGCCCAGGCGCCGGGCACGCGGCTGGCGGTGCTGGACCTGTCGCCGCAGCGTCTGGTCAAGCAGGCGGAGCAGGGCGTGATCGACCTGGCGCTGCACACCAGCGAAGACGCGCCGCTGGACCTGCACCGCCGGGCGCTGTTCTCCGAGCGCTACGTGCTGGCCGGCCGCGTCGGCCATCCTGGTCTGCAGGGCGAACTGACCCGCGAGCGTTTCTGCGCGTTGGAGCACGTGCTGGTGTCGCCGGAGGGCGGGGGCTTTTTCGGGGTGACGGACAAGGCGTTGGCAGAGGCGGGGCTGTCGAGGAACGTGGTGCTGTCGGTGCCGCACTTCCTGGTGCTCAAATCGGTGCTGGCGAGCACCGATCTGGTGGCGATGCTGCCGTCGCGGCTGGTCCGCGACAGCTCAACCCTGCAAGCGGTCGAGCCGCCGCTGGCGGTGCCGGGCTACGAGATGGCGATGCTCTGGGCCGAGCGCTCGCACCGCGACCCGGCGCACAAGTGGTTGCGCGAGCACCTGGCGGCGTCCGTCTGA
- a CDS encoding cupin domain-containing protein — protein sequence MDTGSRLKLVRESYKLSQRELARRSGVTNATISLIEQNRVSPSVSSLKKLLEGIPMSLADFFTFDQPPREHQYVFRANEQPDLGRHGLRLLLIGASVPSRQMRLLREQYAPGASSGEEPIVHAEGEECGLVTRGTVELTVDGQVSVLSAGDGYYFPTTLPHKFRNIGADEAEIISANTPANF from the coding sequence ATGGATACGGGTTCTCGACTCAAACTAGTACGCGAAAGCTACAAACTCTCCCAGCGCGAGCTGGCCCGGCGTAGCGGCGTGACCAATGCCACCATTTCCCTGATCGAACAGAATCGCGTCAGCCCTTCCGTCAGCTCGCTGAAAAAGCTGCTCGAAGGCATACCGATGTCCCTGGCCGACTTCTTCACCTTCGACCAGCCCCCGCGCGAACACCAATACGTCTTCCGTGCCAACGAACAGCCCGACCTCGGCCGCCACGGCCTGCGCCTGCTGCTGATCGGCGCCTCCGTCCCCAGCCGCCAGATGCGCCTGCTGCGCGAGCAGTACGCGCCCGGCGCCAGCTCCGGCGAAGAGCCGATCGTGCACGCCGAAGGCGAAGAGTGCGGATTGGTGACCCGCGGCACCGTGGAACTGACGGTGGACGGGCAGGTAAGCGTGCTGAGCGCGGGGGACGGGTATTACTTTCCGACCACGCTGCCGCACAAGTTCCGGAACATTGGGGCGGATGAGGCGGAGATTATTAGTGCGAACACGCCGGCGAATTTCTGA
- a CDS encoding NAD(P)H-dependent oxidoreductase, whose amino-acid sequence MNVLMVYAHPEPQSLNGALKDFTVRHLEAAGHTVQVSDLYAMNWKAAIDGDDSPGRDRSAPFDPSRDSKRAYRDGTQAADIAREQEKLLWADTLILQFPLWWFSMPAILKGWVERVYACGFAYGVGEHSESRWGERYGEGNLKGKRAMLVVTAGGWDSHYGPRGINGPIDDLLFPIQHGVLYYPGFDVLPPFVVYRTGRMDEARFARTCDELGSRLDELWSARPIAFRQQNGGDYEIPSLTLKEEVAPQLTGFAAHLR is encoded by the coding sequence ATGAATGTGCTGATGGTCTACGCCCACCCCGAACCGCAATCGCTCAACGGCGCCCTCAAGGACTTCACCGTCCGCCACCTGGAAGCCGCCGGCCACACCGTGCAGGTGTCTGACCTCTACGCGATGAACTGGAAGGCCGCGATCGACGGCGACGACAGCCCCGGACGCGACCGCAGCGCGCCGTTCGATCCGTCGCGCGACTCCAAGCGCGCCTACCGGGACGGCACCCAAGCGGCCGACATCGCCCGCGAGCAGGAAAAGCTGCTGTGGGCCGACACCCTGATCCTGCAGTTCCCGCTGTGGTGGTTCTCGATGCCGGCGATCCTCAAGGGCTGGGTCGAACGGGTCTACGCCTGCGGCTTTGCCTACGGCGTGGGCGAACACTCCGAGAGCCGCTGGGGCGAGCGCTACGGCGAAGGCAACCTGAAAGGCAAGCGGGCGATGCTGGTGGTGACGGCGGGCGGCTGGGACTCGCACTACGGCCCGCGCGGCATCAACGGGCCAATCGATGACCTGCTGTTCCCGATCCAGCACGGGGTGCTGTACTACCCGGGCTTCGATGTGCTGCCGCCGTTCGTGGTGTACCGCACCGGGCGGATGGACGAGGCACGGTTTGCCCGCACCTGCGACGAACTGGGCTCACGGCTGGATGAACTGTGGAGCGCCCGGCCGATTGCGTTCCGGCAGCAGAACGGCGGGGATTACGAGATTCCTTCGTTGACGCTCAAAGAGGAGGTGGCGCCGCAGCTTACGGGGTTTGCCGCGCACCTGCGCTGA
- a CDS encoding aldehyde dehydrogenase, whose product MTMTRNDWEQRFQSLTLEGRAFINGEYRPAIGGATFECLSPVDGRFLASVASTDEADANLAVDVARQTFNSGVWANKAPAERKRILIRFADLILEHQQELALLETLDMGKPISDSMSIDVPATANAIRWSAEAIDKIYDEVAATPHDQLGLVTREPSGVVAAIVPWNFPLIMASWKFAPALAAGNSFILKPSEKSPLTAIRIAQLALDAGIPKGVFNVLPGFGHTVGKALALHMDVDVLAFTGSTAIAKQLMIYAGQSNMKRVWLEAGGKSPNVVFADAPDLRAAAQAAAGAIAFNQGEVCTAGSRLLVERSIREQFIPLLVEALQAWKPGHALDPATTVGAVVDQRQLDNVLRYIGIGREQGAELIAGGQRTLEETGGLYVQPAIFDGVTNAMTIAREEIFGPVLSLITFDTVEEALQIANDSIFGLAAGVWTSNLSKAHTFARGLRAGSVWVNQYDGGDMTAPFGGFKQSGNGRDKSLHAFDKYTELKATWIKL is encoded by the coding sequence ATGACCATGACCCGCAACGACTGGGAACAGCGTTTCCAGTCCCTGACCCTCGAAGGCCGCGCCTTCATCAACGGCGAATACCGCCCGGCCATCGGCGGCGCCACGTTCGAATGCCTGAGCCCGGTCGACGGCCGTTTCCTGGCGTCCGTGGCCAGCACCGACGAGGCCGACGCCAACCTGGCCGTTGACGTCGCCCGTCAGACCTTCAACTCCGGCGTCTGGGCCAACAAGGCCCCGGCCGAACGCAAGCGCATCCTGATCCGTTTCGCCGATCTGATCCTTGAGCACCAGCAAGAACTGGCGCTGCTGGAAACCCTCGACATGGGCAAGCCGATCAGCGACTCGATGAGCATCGACGTACCGGCGACGGCCAACGCGATCCGCTGGAGCGCCGAGGCCATCGACAAAATCTACGACGAAGTCGCCGCCACGCCCCACGACCAATTGGGCCTGGTGACCCGCGAGCCGTCCGGCGTGGTCGCGGCCATCGTGCCGTGGAACTTCCCGCTGATCATGGCCAGCTGGAAGTTCGCCCCGGCCCTGGCCGCCGGCAACTCGTTCATCCTCAAGCCGTCGGAGAAGTCTCCGCTGACCGCGATCCGCATCGCGCAACTGGCGTTGGACGCCGGCATTCCCAAGGGCGTGTTCAACGTCCTGCCGGGCTTCGGCCACACCGTCGGCAAGGCGCTGGCGCTGCACATGGACGTCGACGTGCTGGCCTTCACCGGTTCCACGGCCATCGCCAAGCAACTGATGATCTACGCCGGCCAAAGCAACATGAAACGCGTGTGGCTCGAAGCCGGCGGCAAGAGCCCGAACGTGGTGTTCGCCGATGCGCCGGACCTGCGCGCAGCCGCACAAGCGGCGGCGGGCGCCATTGCGTTCAACCAGGGTGAGGTCTGCACCGCCGGCTCGCGCCTGCTGGTGGAGCGTTCGATCCGTGAGCAATTCATCCCGCTGCTGGTGGAAGCGCTGCAAGCGTGGAAACCCGGCCACGCCCTCGACCCGGCCACCACCGTCGGCGCGGTGGTCGATCAGCGTCAGCTGGACAACGTCCTGCGCTACATCGGCATCGGCCGGGAGCAGGGCGCCGAGCTGATCGCCGGCGGCCAGCGCACCCTCGAAGAGACCGGCGGCCTGTACGTGCAGCCGGCGATCTTCGACGGCGTGACCAACGCCATGACCATCGCCCGCGAAGAGATCTTCGGCCCGGTGCTGTCGCTGATCACCTTCGACACCGTCGAAGAGGCGCTGCAGATCGCCAACGACAGCATCTTCGGCCTCGCCGCCGGGGTCTGGACGAGCAACCTGAGCAAGGCCCACACCTTCGCCCGCGGCCTGCGCGCCGGCAGCGTGTGGGTCAACCAGTACGACGGCGGCGACATGACCGCGCCGTTCGGCGGCTTCAAGCAGTCGGGCAACGGCCGCGACAAGTCGCTGCATGCCTTCGACAAGTACACCGAGCTGAAAGCGACCTGGATCAAGCTCTGA
- a CDS encoding glutamine synthetase family protein, with the protein MSVPLRAVQLNEANAFLKKHPEVLYVDLLIADMNGVVRGKRIERTSLHKVYEKGINLPASLFALDINGSTVESTGLGLDIGDADRICYPIPGTLSIEPWQKRPTAQLLMTMHELEGEPFFADPREVLANVVRKFDELGLTICAAFELEFYLIDQDNVNGRPQSPRSPVSGKRPVSTQVYLIDDLDEYVDCLQDILEGAKEQGIPADAIVKESAPAQFEVNLHHVSDPIKACEYAILLKRLVKNIAYDHEMDTTFMAKPYPGQAGNGLHVHISILDKEGNNIFASEDPEQNAALRHAIGGVLETLPAQMAFLCPNVNSYRRFGAQFYVPNSPSWGIDNRTVAVRVPTGSPDAVRIEHRVAGADANPYLLMASVLAGVHHGLTNQIEPPAPTEGNSYEQNEQSLPNNLRDALRVLDDSEVMARYIDPMYIDVFVACKESELAEFENSISDLEYNWYLHTV; encoded by the coding sequence ATGTCGGTCCCTCTGCGTGCCGTTCAACTCAACGAAGCAAACGCATTCCTTAAGAAACATCCTGAGGTTTTGTACGTCGACCTTCTGATTGCAGACATGAACGGTGTGGTGCGCGGCAAGCGCATCGAGCGCACCAGTCTTCACAAGGTCTACGAGAAAGGCATCAACCTGCCGGCCTCGCTCTTTGCCCTCGACATCAACGGTTCCACCGTCGAAAGCACCGGCCTTGGCCTGGACATCGGCGACGCGGACCGCATCTGCTACCCGATCCCCGGCACCCTCAGCATCGAGCCTTGGCAGAAGCGTCCGACCGCCCAACTGCTGATGACCATGCATGAACTCGAAGGCGAGCCGTTCTTCGCCGACCCGCGCGAAGTGCTGGCCAACGTGGTGCGCAAGTTCGACGAGCTGGGCCTGACCATCTGCGCCGCGTTCGAGCTTGAGTTCTACCTGATCGACCAGGACAACGTGAACGGCCGTCCGCAGTCGCCACGCTCGCCGGTGTCGGGCAAGCGCCCGGTGTCGACCCAGGTCTACCTGATCGACGACCTGGACGAATACGTCGACTGCCTGCAAGACATCCTCGAAGGCGCGAAAGAGCAGGGCATCCCCGCCGACGCCATCGTCAAGGAAAGCGCCCCGGCGCAGTTCGAAGTCAACCTGCACCACGTGTCCGACCCGATCAAGGCGTGCGAATACGCGATCCTGCTCAAGCGTCTGGTGAAGAACATCGCCTACGACCACGAGATGGACACCACCTTCATGGCCAAGCCGTATCCGGGCCAGGCGGGCAACGGTCTGCACGTGCACATTTCGATCCTGGACAAAGAAGGCAACAACATCTTCGCCAGCGAGGATCCCGAGCAGAACGCCGCGCTGCGCCACGCGATCGGCGGTGTGCTGGAGACCCTGCCCGCGCAGATGGCTTTCCTCTGCCCGAACGTCAACTCGTACCGCCGCTTCGGCGCGCAGTTCTACGTGCCGAACTCGCCGAGCTGGGGCATCGACAACCGCACCGTGGCCGTGCGCGTGCCGACCGGCTCGCCGGACGCCGTGCGCATCGAGCACCGCGTGGCCGGTGCCGACGCCAACCCGTACCTGCTGATGGCCTCGGTGCTGGCGGGCGTGCACCACGGCCTGACCAACCAGATCGAGCCGCCGGCGCCGACCGAAGGCAACAGCTACGAGCAGAACGAACAGAGCCTGCCGAACAACCTGCGCGACGCGTTGCGGGTGCTGGACGACAGCGAAGTCATGGCCCGGTACATCGACCCGATGTACATCGACGTGTTCGTCGCGTGCAAGGAAAGCGAACTGGCCGAATTCGAGAACTCGATCTCCGACCTTGAGTACAACTGGTACCTGCACACGGTCTGA
- a CDS encoding NAD(P)/FAD-dependent oxidoreductase — protein MKQQHVNSYYAATRNETIDFPTLEEAVDCDVCIIGAGYTGLSSALFLTEAGYKVTVLEAAKVGYGASGRNGGQLVNSYSRDVDVIEARYGDKTAEILGSMIFEGADIIRSRIKQYDIQCDYRPGGIFAAMNKKQLKGLAEQKRSWERYGNRNLKLLDAADIRREVGSDAYVGGLLDMQGGHIHPLNLALGEAAAIVRLGGKIYEQSAAVEIRYGEPNTVRTAKGQVRAKYLLIAGNAYLPQGLDNRVTAKSMPCGSQICVTEPLTEKQARSLITNNYCVEDCNYLLDYYRLTADNRLLYGGGVVYGAREPDDIETLIRPKILKTFPQLKDVKIDYRWTGNFLLTMSRMPQFGRIEKNAYYMQGYSGHGVTCSHLAGKLISEMIRGDAERFDAFASLPHMPMFGGRTFQAPLTAMGAAYYSLRDRFGI, from the coding sequence ATGAAACAGCAACACGTCAACAGCTACTACGCGGCCACCCGCAACGAAACCATCGACTTCCCGACCCTGGAAGAAGCGGTGGACTGCGATGTCTGCATCATCGGCGCCGGCTACACCGGCCTGTCCTCGGCGCTGTTCCTGACCGAGGCCGGCTACAAAGTGACGGTGCTGGAAGCGGCGAAAGTCGGCTACGGCGCCAGCGGCCGCAACGGCGGGCAGCTGGTCAACTCCTACAGCCGCGACGTCGATGTGATCGAGGCGCGCTACGGCGACAAGACCGCCGAGATCCTCGGCAGCATGATCTTCGAAGGCGCCGACATCATCCGTTCGCGCATCAAGCAATACGACATCCAGTGCGACTACCGCCCCGGCGGCATCTTCGCGGCGATGAACAAGAAGCAGCTCAAGGGCCTCGCCGAGCAGAAGCGCAGTTGGGAGCGCTATGGCAACCGCAACCTGAAGCTGCTGGACGCGGCGGACATCCGCCGTGAGGTCGGCTCCGACGCCTACGTCGGCGGCCTGCTGGACATGCAGGGCGGCCACATCCACCCGCTGAACCTGGCCCTCGGCGAAGCCGCGGCCATCGTGCGCCTGGGCGGCAAGATCTACGAGCAGTCCGCCGCCGTGGAAATCCGCTACGGCGAACCGAACACCGTGCGCACCGCCAAGGGCCAGGTGCGCGCCAAGTACCTGCTGATCGCCGGCAACGCCTACCTGCCGCAGGGCCTGGACAACCGTGTGACGGCCAAGAGCATGCCGTGCGGCTCGCAGATCTGCGTCACCGAACCGTTGACCGAGAAGCAGGCCCGCAGCCTGATCACCAACAACTACTGCGTCGAGGACTGCAACTATCTGCTCGACTACTACCGGCTCACCGCCGACAACCGGTTGCTCTACGGCGGCGGCGTGGTCTACGGCGCCCGCGAGCCGGACGACATCGAAACCCTGATCCGCCCGAAGATCCTCAAGACCTTCCCGCAGCTCAAGGACGTGAAGATCGACTACCGCTGGACCGGCAACTTCCTGCTGACCATGTCGCGCATGCCGCAGTTCGGCCGCATCGAGAAGAATGCCTATTACATGCAGGGCTACAGCGGCCACGGCGTCACTTGCTCGCACCTGGCCGGCAAGCTGATCTCGGAAATGATCCGCGGCGACGCCGAACGCTTCGACGCCTTCGCCTCCCTGCCGCACATGCCGATGTTCGGCGGCCGCACCTTCCAGGCCCCGCTCACCGCCATGGGCGCCGCGTACTACTCGCTGCGCGACCGCTTCGGCATCTGA
- a CDS encoding gamma-glutamyl-gamma-aminobutyrate hydrolase family protein has product MAFKPLIGVTACVKQIGLHPYHISGDKYVRAVSVAAQGLPVVIPSLGELTETGDLLGQLDGLLLTGSPSNVEPFHYQGPASAPGTDHDPARDATTLPLLRAAIAAGVPVLGICRGFQEMNVAFGGSLHQKVHELPGMLDHREADSPDVAVQYAPAHAVTVLAGGVFEALELPGEFQVNSIHSQGIDRLAPGLRAEAVAPDGLIEAVSVEHSPTFAVGVQWHPEWQVLDNPPYLKIFQAFGAACRQRAARRNQR; this is encoded by the coding sequence ATGGCATTCAAGCCATTGATCGGCGTTACTGCGTGCGTCAAACAGATCGGCCTGCACCCCTACCACATCAGCGGCGACAAGTACGTGCGTGCTGTCAGCGTCGCGGCGCAGGGGCTGCCGGTGGTCATTCCTTCCCTGGGTGAACTGACGGAAACCGGCGACCTGCTCGGTCAGCTCGACGGCCTGCTGCTCACCGGCTCGCCCTCCAACGTGGAGCCCTTCCACTACCAGGGCCCTGCCAGCGCCCCCGGCACGGATCACGACCCGGCGCGGGACGCCACCACCCTTCCCCTCTTGCGTGCGGCCATTGCGGCGGGCGTTCCGGTGCTCGGCATCTGCCGCGGCTTCCAGGAAATGAACGTGGCCTTCGGCGGCAGCCTGCACCAGAAGGTGCATGAGCTGCCGGGCATGCTCGACCACCGCGAAGCCGACAGCCCGGACGTCGCCGTGCAGTACGCCCCGGCCCATGCCGTGACGGTGCTGGCCGGCGGTGTGTTCGAGGCGCTGGAGCTGCCGGGCGAGTTTCAGGTCAACTCCATCCACAGCCAGGGCATCGACCGCCTCGCCCCCGGCCTGCGCGCCGAAGCGGTGGCGCCGGACGGCCTGATCGAGGCGGTGTCGGTCGAGCACAGCCCGACGTTCGCCGTCGGCGTGCAGTGGCATCCGGAGTGGCAGGTGCTGGACAACCCGCCCTACCTGAAGATTTTCCAGGCGTTCGGCGCGGCGTGCCGGCAACGAGCGGCACGGCGCAATCAGCGCTGA
- a CDS encoding DeoR/GlpR family DNA-binding transcription regulator, with protein MHDHSAAELPSLRRQKILLILERDGKVMASELSQHFAVSEDTIRRDLAELDSAGLVQRVHGGALPRPKDTGKDFLTRLDEIDEVKIRLAKYAAQKVRDGQIVMFDSGSTTLQVARSLPADICITAVTAAPMTAVALSEYKGVKVILAGGQLNPKTLSAGGQEALRLIASIKADLAFTGVCAIHPQVGITSLHFDEVPVKQALLDSAAQVIAVTTADKLGAVEPFVVAPCERLHTLITERHVASGSIEDYRRLGIAVEQLPD; from the coding sequence ATGCACGACCATTCCGCCGCCGAACTCCCGTCCCTGCGCCGCCAGAAAATCCTCTTGATCCTCGAACGTGACGGCAAGGTCATGGCTTCCGAGTTGAGCCAGCACTTTGCGGTGTCCGAAGACACCATCCGCCGCGACCTCGCCGAGCTCGACAGCGCCGGGCTGGTGCAGCGGGTGCACGGCGGGGCGCTGCCCCGGCCGAAGGACACCGGCAAGGATTTCCTCACCCGCCTGGACGAGATCGACGAGGTGAAGATCCGGCTGGCCAAATACGCCGCGCAGAAGGTGCGCGACGGGCAAATCGTCATGTTCGATTCCGGCTCGACCACCCTGCAGGTGGCGCGTTCGCTGCCGGCGGACATCTGCATCACCGCCGTGACCGCTGCGCCGATGACGGCGGTCGCGTTGTCCGAATACAAAGGGGTGAAGGTGATTCTGGCGGGCGGGCAGCTCAACCCGAAGACCTTGTCCGCCGGCGGCCAGGAGGCGTTGCGCCTGATCGCTTCGATCAAGGCGGACCTGGCGTTCACCGGGGTGTGCGCGATTCATCCGCAGGTGGGGATCACCTCGCTGCACTTTGATGAGGTGCCGGTGAAGCAAGCGTTGCTCGACAGCGCGGCGCAGGTGATCGCCGTGACCACGGCGGACAAGCTCGGTGCGGTGGAGCCGTTCGTGGTGGCGCCGTGCGAGCGGCTGCACACATTGATCACCGAGCGGCATGTGGCGTCGGGCAGCATCGAGGATTACCGGCGGTTGGGGATTGCGGTGGAGCAGTTGCCTGACTGA
- a CDS encoding HD domain-containing protein, translating into MTQTLERAIAIAATAHAGQVDKGGAPYILHPLKVMLRMSGLEERIVAVLHDVVEDCDVSLDDLRKEGFSEAVLTAIESVTKVPGESYEDFIERVALNPIGRAVKLADLEENSDLSRIASPGWEDLERIEKYRRAIGRLR; encoded by the coding sequence ATGACTCAAACGCTGGAGCGCGCCATCGCCATCGCCGCCACGGCCCATGCGGGGCAGGTGGACAAGGGCGGGGCGCCGTACATTCTGCATCCGCTGAAGGTCATGTTGCGCATGAGCGGCCTGGAGGAACGCATCGTCGCCGTGCTGCACGATGTGGTCGAGGACTGCGATGTCAGCCTCGACGATTTGCGCAAGGAAGGGTTCAGCGAAGCGGTGCTGACGGCCATCGAATCGGTGACCAAGGTGCCGGGCGAATCCTATGAGGACTTCATCGAACGGGTGGCCCTGAACCCCATCGGGCGGGCGGTGAAGCTGGCGGACCTGGAGGAGAACAGCGACCTGTCGCGGATCGCCTCGCCGGGTTGGGAGGATCTGGAGCGGATCGAGAAGTATCGGCGGGCGATCGGCCGGTTGCGCTAG